CGTCATGCCCGCCGACAACTGCCCCCGGTTCTGAATGTCGAGCAACATCCGCGGGATGAGCCGCGACGCTTGCTCAGGGCCTTGCTCCGGACAGAGCGGGCTCACGACCCGGCCCGGAAGATGATAAATCGCGGCGATGCCGCATTCGTGATGCAAGTCGCTCATAGAGAGAAACAGACCGTATTAGCGGTCGCCGACCTTTTTGTTCGCGTCGCTAGGAGGGTGCGGAACTTAACGGACGGCGGATCGTTTGCCGCGAGCAAGCCGAGTGGAACATCGACCGCTTGCCATACCGCGGCGCTTACGGCAGATTCGCATCGACGAAGCCATTCTAAGAGCCCGGTACCTTTTTCTCAACCGACCGCGCGGAAATCTCGTCCGTTCCGCTTGTTCGCCCCCACGGTATAGAGGTATTCTCGAACGTTTCCCTCCTTGCGGTGCGACATCGCGGTTTTCCCGCAGCGGTCTCGTCGCTCTGTAAGTCCTTTTTTATCGTCGCGCCTCGCCGGAAAGACCGTTGGTTACTTCTATGTCCGATCCGCTTCGCCGAGAACTGGCAGTTTCCGCAACCACGATGGTCGTTAAAGTCGGCACGCGCACGTTGACGCGCCCCGACGGCTCACTCGACGAATCACGCATCGAAGCCCTGACGATGCAACTGCACATGCTGATGCTCGGCGGGCGGAAAGTCGTGTTGGTCAGCTCCGGCGCGGTCGCTTCCGGCATGGGCCGGCTCGGGCTCACCGAGCGTCCGCGCGACCTGCCGAAGCTTCAAGCGGTCGCCGCCGTCGGTCAATCGTACCTCGTGCAAACCTATGATCGGCTGTTTCGCGTCGTCGGGCGACAAGCGGCCCAAGTGCTGCTTACGGCCGACGATCTCGACGAACGGGCCCGATATTTGAACGTGCGGAACACGCTGCTCACGCTGCTCGAATACGGCGCGGTCCCGATCATCAACGAAAACGACACCGTCAGCACCGAAGAACTGCAAACCACGTTCGGCGATAACGACCGACTGGCGGCGATGGTCACGAATCTGATCCGGGCACCACTGCTGGTGCTGTTGTCCGACGTCGAAGGACTTTTCGACGGCGATCCCCACGACCCGAACTCGAAGCTGATTTCGACGGTGACGAAGCTCGACGATTCGATCTATAGCCTCGTTCGCGATAAGAAAACCGGTCTCTCGAAAGGGGGCATGGGAAGCAAACTCAATGCCGCCCGCGCTGCGACCCTTTCCGGCGAGAACGTCATTATTACCTCGGGCCGCGACTTCGGGGTGCTTTCTCGGATCGCGGCGGGCGAGAACGTCGGCACGTTGTTCGTCGCCCAAGGGCAAGCGATTACTTCTTGGAAGCGCTGGCTCGGCTTCACGGCA
Above is a window of Planctomycetia bacterium DNA encoding:
- the proB gene encoding glutamate 5-kinase; this encodes MSDPLRRELAVSATTMVVKVGTRTLTRPDGSLDESRIEALTMQLHMLMLGGRKVVLVSSGAVASGMGRLGLTERPRDLPKLQAVAAVGQSYLVQTYDRLFRVVGRQAAQVLLTADDLDERARYLNVRNTLLTLLEYGAVPIINENDTVSTEELQTTFGDNDRLAAMVTNLIRAPLLVLLSDVEGLFDGDPHDPNSKLISTVTKLDDSIYSLVRDKKTGLSKGGMGSKLNAARAATLSGENVIITSGRDFGVLSRIAAGENVGTLFVAQGQAITSWKRWLGFTAQPRGVLVLDEGARKAVEKDGRSLLAIGVVDVQGDFSKGDVVAVRDRAGVEFARGLTNYSAVECLRIKGMKTDAIGTALGHFPYHEIIHRDNMAVTI